In the Oryza glaberrima chromosome 6, OglaRS2, whole genome shotgun sequence genome, one interval contains:
- the LOC127775602 gene encoding glutamate receptor 2.5-like isoform X2 produces MAFVISRELQRLNKEVNFAAFLDNPNIADVHNQSILLWSYDVIPATATSTEICRLFSSVVQTIEIELGQGGVLVARRTHADSADTISFYQLAEKLKLSPYEIVTITGEGARGVCSRTSYSGLPQNRSTSNCSFDISSNGNGAVTEDSQSASVGHSRVGLAVTHGTKTPLNPKTQRRNAIESKDKCSKSSCGSGSEKSNETLRIAVTRKYGFQNFLNITDLPNGKINATGFSIEVFENAMKKLDHPPCYMFCLFEGSYDDLVGSVSSGKFNATVGDVSITAERERHVDFTMPYTQSGLSILVLAEKYSKPRIQWIFIKPLTWQLWLAAVSSFLYIAFVVWMIERPRNQEYQGSSSRQISTSLYFAFSTMTFSHGQIIRSPMSKIVVVIWCFAVVILVQSYTASLSSMLTTSRLRPSVVDLDQLRHNNDYVGYQNKSFVYSLLNQTFKEDRLKPYANGKEYAEALRRGKVSAIVDEIPYIRSFMSDQNNSNEFWVFPQTYNILGFAFGFPIGSPLVHNLSVAILDMTRITNKTVSQLTDDHGSHSTPLTLENFSGLFVIVGSVSTLMLLISIVRLVVSRCSETANTNAPSIDDDNGDEESNPQQNDTEEPLLEARDNDSRSADQNGSFAADQEPSQMQSGTSNGHVPAQAQHIQIEMSPA; encoded by the exons ATGGCGTTCGTCATTAGCAGGGAACTTCAGAGGTTAAATAAAGAAGTCAATTTTGCTGCTTTCCTGGATAATCCGAACATCGCTGATGTGCACAACCAAAGTATTCTGCTCTGGTCATACGATGTAATACCAGCCACTGCCACTTCAACTGAGATATGCAGGCTCTTCAGCTCAGTGGTCCAGACAATAGAGATAGAATTGGGTCAGGGTGGTGTGCTTGTAGCCAGAAGAACACATGCtgactcagcggacaccatatCATTTTATCAGCTTGCTGAGAAGCTCAAGCTATCACCGTACGAGATTGTAACCATCACTGGTGAAGGTGCGAGGGGAGTATGTTCGAGGACATCATATTCTGGGCTCCCCCAAAATCGAAGCACCAGCAACTGTAGCTTTGACATTAGCAGCAATGGCAATGGAGCTGTAACAGAGGATTCTCAATCAGCTTCTGTAGGCCACAGTAGGGTTGGATTAGCAGTAACACATGGCACTAAAACACCCCTTAATCCAAAAACTCAGAGAAGAAATGCTATTGAATCAAAGGACAAATGCTCAAAAAGTAGTTGTGGAAGTGGGAGTGAGAAATCTAACGAGACACTCAGGATTGCTGTGACACGAAAATAtggttttcaaaattttctgaaCATTACTGATCTTCCTAATGGCAAGATAAATGCCACTGGTTTTAGCATCGAAGTATTTGAGAACGCTATGAAGAAGTTAGATCATCCTCCATGCTATATGTTCTGTCTCTTTGAGGGTTCATATGATGATCTAGTAGGCAGCGTCTCTTCTGGG AAGTTTAATGCTACAGTGGGTGATGTCAGCATAACTGCCGAACGAGAAAGACATGTAGATTTCACAATGCCATACACACAATCTGGTTTGTCTATTCTTGTGCTCGCTGAGAAATACTCCAAACCGAGAATTCAATGGATATTTATAAAGCCGCTGACATGGCAGCTGTGGTTGGCTGCTGTGAGTAGTTTCTTATACATTGCATTTGTCGTGTGGATGATTGAACGACCCAGAAACCAGGAGTACCAAGGATCAAGCTCGAGGCAGATCAGCACTTCTCTCTACTTTGCTTTCTCCACAATGACATTTTCTCATG GTCAAATTATTAGAAGCCCTATGTCAAAAATTGTTGTGGTAATATGGTGCTTTGCAGTGGTGATACTAGTGCAGAGTTACACGGCTAGTTTGTCATCCATGCTAACCACATCGAGGCTCCGCCCCTCAGTGGTTGATCTCGACCAGCTCCGTCACAATAATGACTATGTTGGGTATCAAAATAAATCATTTGTGTACTCCTTGTTAAATCAAACGTTCAAAGAAGACAGGTTAAAGCCTTATGCAAATGGAAAAGAATATGCAGAAGCTTTGAGAAGGGGGAAAGTATCTGCTATTGTTGATGAAATCCCCTATATAAGATCTTTTATGTCTGACCAGAATAATTCTAACGAGTTCTGGGTGTTTCCTCAGACATACAATATCCTTGGATTTGCTTTT GGATTCCCTATAGGTTCTCCATTGGTCCATAATCTTTCAGTAGCCATCTTGGACATGACAAGAATTACCAACAAGACTGTTTCACAGTTGACAGATGATCATGGCAGCCATTCCACGCCTCTCACTTTGGAAAATTTCTCCGGTCTGTTCGTCATCGTTGGATCTGTTTCAACTCTCATGCTGCTGATAAGCATTGTGAGGTTGGTTGTTTCGAGATGCTCAGAGACGGCAAACACTAATGCTCCAAGCATTGATGACGACAATGGGGATGAAGAATCGAATCCACAGCAGAATGACACCGAAGAACCCCTCCTTGAAGCCAGAGACAACGATTCCCGGAGTGCTGACCAGAATGGCAGTTTTGCTGCTGACCAAGAGCCTAGTCAAATGCAGAGTGGCACATCCAATGGCCATGTTCCTGCACAAGCACAACACATTCAGATTGAGATGAGCCCTGCCTGA
- the LOC127775602 gene encoding glutamate receptor 2.5-like isoform X1, translating to MGCAAKDLTKNAMAFVISRELQRLNKEVNFAAFLDNPNIADVHNQSILLWSYDVIPATATSTEICRLFSSVVQTIEIELGQGGVLVARRTHADSADTISFYQLAEKLKLSPYEIVTITGEGARGVCSRTSYSGLPQNRSTSNCSFDISSNGNGAVTEDSQSASVGHSRVGLAVTHGTKTPLNPKTQRRNAIESKDKCSKSSCGSGSEKSNETLRIAVTRKYGFQNFLNITDLPNGKINATGFSIEVFENAMKKLDHPPCYMFCLFEGSYDDLVGSVSSGKFNATVGDVSITAERERHVDFTMPYTQSGLSILVLAEKYSKPRIQWIFIKPLTWQLWLAAVSSFLYIAFVVWMIERPRNQEYQGSSSRQISTSLYFAFSTMTFSHGQIIRSPMSKIVVVIWCFAVVILVQSYTASLSSMLTTSRLRPSVVDLDQLRHNNDYVGYQNKSFVYSLLNQTFKEDRLKPYANGKEYAEALRRGKVSAIVDEIPYIRSFMSDQNNSNEFWVFPQTYNILGFAFGFPIGSPLVHNLSVAILDMTRITNKTVSQLTDDHGSHSTPLTLENFSGLFVIVGSVSTLMLLISIVRLVVSRCSETANTNAPSIDDDNGDEESNPQQNDTEEPLLEARDNDSRSADQNGSFAADQEPSQMQSGTSNGHVPAQAQHIQIEMSPA from the exons ATGGGTTGTGCAGCTAAAGACCTGACGAAGAATGCTATGGCGTTCGTCATTAGCAGGGAACTTCAGAGGTTAAATAAAGAAGTCAATTTTGCTGCTTTCCTGGATAATCCGAACATCGCTGATGTGCACAACCAAAGTATTCTGCTCTGGTCATACGATGTAATACCAGCCACTGCCACTTCAACTGAGATATGCAGGCTCTTCAGCTCAGTGGTCCAGACAATAGAGATAGAATTGGGTCAGGGTGGTGTGCTTGTAGCCAGAAGAACACATGCtgactcagcggacaccatatCATTTTATCAGCTTGCTGAGAAGCTCAAGCTATCACCGTACGAGATTGTAACCATCACTGGTGAAGGTGCGAGGGGAGTATGTTCGAGGACATCATATTCTGGGCTCCCCCAAAATCGAAGCACCAGCAACTGTAGCTTTGACATTAGCAGCAATGGCAATGGAGCTGTAACAGAGGATTCTCAATCAGCTTCTGTAGGCCACAGTAGGGTTGGATTAGCAGTAACACATGGCACTAAAACACCCCTTAATCCAAAAACTCAGAGAAGAAATGCTATTGAATCAAAGGACAAATGCTCAAAAAGTAGTTGTGGAAGTGGGAGTGAGAAATCTAACGAGACACTCAGGATTGCTGTGACACGAAAATAtggttttcaaaattttctgaaCATTACTGATCTTCCTAATGGCAAGATAAATGCCACTGGTTTTAGCATCGAAGTATTTGAGAACGCTATGAAGAAGTTAGATCATCCTCCATGCTATATGTTCTGTCTCTTTGAGGGTTCATATGATGATCTAGTAGGCAGCGTCTCTTCTGGG AAGTTTAATGCTACAGTGGGTGATGTCAGCATAACTGCCGAACGAGAAAGACATGTAGATTTCACAATGCCATACACACAATCTGGTTTGTCTATTCTTGTGCTCGCTGAGAAATACTCCAAACCGAGAATTCAATGGATATTTATAAAGCCGCTGACATGGCAGCTGTGGTTGGCTGCTGTGAGTAGTTTCTTATACATTGCATTTGTCGTGTGGATGATTGAACGACCCAGAAACCAGGAGTACCAAGGATCAAGCTCGAGGCAGATCAGCACTTCTCTCTACTTTGCTTTCTCCACAATGACATTTTCTCATG GTCAAATTATTAGAAGCCCTATGTCAAAAATTGTTGTGGTAATATGGTGCTTTGCAGTGGTGATACTAGTGCAGAGTTACACGGCTAGTTTGTCATCCATGCTAACCACATCGAGGCTCCGCCCCTCAGTGGTTGATCTCGACCAGCTCCGTCACAATAATGACTATGTTGGGTATCAAAATAAATCATTTGTGTACTCCTTGTTAAATCAAACGTTCAAAGAAGACAGGTTAAAGCCTTATGCAAATGGAAAAGAATATGCAGAAGCTTTGAGAAGGGGGAAAGTATCTGCTATTGTTGATGAAATCCCCTATATAAGATCTTTTATGTCTGACCAGAATAATTCTAACGAGTTCTGGGTGTTTCCTCAGACATACAATATCCTTGGATTTGCTTTT GGATTCCCTATAGGTTCTCCATTGGTCCATAATCTTTCAGTAGCCATCTTGGACATGACAAGAATTACCAACAAGACTGTTTCACAGTTGACAGATGATCATGGCAGCCATTCCACGCCTCTCACTTTGGAAAATTTCTCCGGTCTGTTCGTCATCGTTGGATCTGTTTCAACTCTCATGCTGCTGATAAGCATTGTGAGGTTGGTTGTTTCGAGATGCTCAGAGACGGCAAACACTAATGCTCCAAGCATTGATGACGACAATGGGGATGAAGAATCGAATCCACAGCAGAATGACACCGAAGAACCCCTCCTTGAAGCCAGAGACAACGATTCCCGGAGTGCTGACCAGAATGGCAGTTTTGCTGCTGACCAAGAGCCTAGTCAAATGCAGAGTGGCACATCCAATGGCCATGTTCCTGCACAAGCACAACACATTCAGATTGAGATGAGCCCTGCCTGA